The Nitriliruptor alkaliphilus DSM 45188 genome includes a region encoding these proteins:
- a CDS encoding GGDEF domain-containing protein — translation MRAQDGEADDPAVRYVYHVVLAVPLALTVLAWSVWGVDDTFRRLVSPAIVLVHGALLVALGRGPRAVRAVAPWIVTSLALIVLARLAVWELSPSSRPDSVGLLVATVGLLGVAAALAFLVFGTRRGIQVNLVGYALFALGAAWSASWGMLAETRATGAVVVVAAGHAMLIGVVWVLARNVEKLAAARAHAQLLELQATTDPLTRIANRRRLDDELGRGMAQARRHGQPLSAILVDLDHFKTVNDTFGHDVGDAVLIATVAQLHQVVRSGDLLGRWGGEEFMLLAPQTGHAEACTLAERCRASIAATPVTAGVPGVTASLGVATLEPDEDARALLRRADLALYTAKREGRDRVVGIAGLGEAVSPAEV, via the coding sequence ATGCGGGCGCAGGACGGCGAGGCCGACGACCCGGCGGTGCGGTACGTCTACCACGTCGTGCTCGCGGTGCCGTTGGCCCTCACCGTGCTCGCCTGGTCCGTCTGGGGCGTTGACGACACGTTCCGACGGCTCGTCTCCCCGGCCATCGTCCTCGTGCACGGCGCCCTCCTGGTGGCTCTCGGCAGAGGGCCGAGGGCCGTCCGCGCCGTCGCACCGTGGATCGTGACCTCGTTGGCCCTGATCGTGCTGGCCCGGCTGGCGGTGTGGGAGCTGTCGCCGAGTTCGCGGCCCGACAGCGTCGGGCTGCTCGTCGCCACGGTCGGTCTCCTCGGGGTGGCCGCGGCGCTCGCCTTCCTGGTCTTCGGAACCCGGCGTGGCATCCAGGTCAACCTGGTCGGTTACGCCCTCTTCGCCCTCGGTGCCGCCTGGTCGGCCTCGTGGGGGATGCTGGCCGAGACCCGTGCCACGGGGGCGGTGGTCGTCGTCGCGGCGGGACACGCCATGCTCATCGGTGTGGTCTGGGTGCTGGCCCGCAACGTCGAGAAGCTCGCTGCGGCCCGCGCCCATGCCCAGCTGCTCGAGCTGCAGGCGACCACCGATCCGCTGACGAGGATCGCCAACCGTCGTCGGTTGGACGACGAACTCGGCCGGGGCATGGCCCAGGCGCGCCGGCACGGCCAACCGCTGTCGGCGATCCTGGTCGACCTCGACCACTTCAAGACCGTCAACGACACCTTCGGTCACGATGTCGGTGATGCGGTCCTGATCGCCACGGTCGCCCAGCTGCACCAGGTCGTGCGATCCGGCGACCTGCTCGGCCGCTGGGGCGGGGAGGAGTTCATGCTGCTCGCGCCGCAGACGGGGCACGCCGAAGCGTGCACCCTCGCCGAACGCTGCCGCGCGAGCATCGCCGCGACACCGGTCACCGCAGGCGTCCCCGGGGTCACGGCGAGCCTGGGGGTCGCGACCCTCGAGCCGGACGAGGACGCCCGGGCCCTGCTGCGCCGAGCGGACCTCGCGCTGTACACCGCGAAGCGCGAGGGACGCGACCGCGTGGTCGGGATCGCTGGCCTCGGCGAGGCCGTCAGTCCGGCGGAGGTGTGA
- a CDS encoding DinB family protein: protein MSESGRWVAVGTFPAEGADTTGDGRTEPPGTGDERATLLGFLRWQRETLEWKCSGLDAEQLARRAVEPSTMSLLGMVRHLTDVERNWFRRFLAGEDTPFHYWTEDAPDGDWAGAIADPGVVAESWRRWREEVAFADAFVANAPDLDITADHRHHGTLSLRWVLTHMIEEYARHNGHADLLRERIDGAVGE, encoded by the coding sequence GTGAGCGAGAGTGGACGCTGGGTCGCCGTCGGCACCTTCCCGGCGGAGGGTGCCGACACGACCGGGGATGGGCGTACCGAACCGCCGGGGACCGGCGACGAACGCGCCACGTTGCTCGGCTTCCTGCGATGGCAGCGCGAGACGCTCGAGTGGAAGTGCAGCGGGCTCGACGCCGAGCAGCTCGCGCGCCGCGCGGTGGAACCCTCGACGATGTCGCTCCTGGGGATGGTTCGCCACCTGACCGACGTCGAGCGCAACTGGTTCCGGCGCTTCCTCGCCGGTGAGGACACCCCGTTCCACTACTGGACCGAGGACGCGCCGGACGGTGATTGGGCCGGCGCGATCGCCGACCCGGGCGTGGTCGCCGAGTCCTGGCGGCGGTGGCGCGAGGAGGTCGCCTTCGCTGACGCGTTCGTCGCCAACGCACCCGACCTCGACATCACCGCCGACCACCGCCACCACGGCACCCTGTCGCTGCGGTGGGTGCTGACCCACATGATCGAGGAGTACGCCCGCCACAACGGGCACGCCGACCTGCTGCGCGAGCGCATCGACGGCGCCGTCGGCGAGTGA
- a CDS encoding molybdenum cofactor biosynthesis protein — translation MELEVRLFGGLWERAGGQRRLTVTVPDDATVADLRAQLAADHPRLAPLLARVNVAVDLEVASDSQLLEGATEVAVLPPVAGGAGHDDGHPRVVTGLVAPPFDVDTVLADITSPPVGAAVSFLGTVRDHAPDLDGVVRLDYSAYPEMAEKVLADIAGELVAEHPDVRGLALLHATGELAVGDHTILVAACAAHRAAAFDACRDGLERVKDRVPIWKREVTTDGEHRWVGLTPPPD, via the coding sequence GTGGAGCTCGAGGTGAGGTTGTTCGGCGGCCTGTGGGAGCGTGCGGGTGGTCAGCGGCGCCTCACGGTGACCGTGCCCGACGACGCCACCGTCGCCGACCTCCGGGCGCAACTCGCCGCCGACCACCCCCGGCTGGCACCGCTGCTGGCGCGGGTCAACGTCGCCGTGGACCTCGAGGTCGCATCCGACAGCCAGCTGCTCGAGGGGGCGACCGAGGTCGCCGTCCTGCCACCGGTGGCCGGCGGCGCGGGACACGACGACGGTCACCCGCGCGTGGTGACGGGGCTGGTCGCGCCGCCGTTCGACGTCGACACCGTGCTGGCCGACATCACCTCGCCGCCGGTCGGGGCCGCGGTGTCCTTCCTCGGCACGGTCCGCGACCACGCCCCGGACCTGGACGGGGTCGTGCGTCTCGACTACTCGGCGTACCCCGAGATGGCCGAGAAGGTGCTGGCCGATATCGCCGGCGAACTCGTCGCCGAGCACCCGGACGTCCGAGGGCTGGCGCTCCTGCACGCGACCGGCGAGCTGGCGGTCGGGGATCACACGATCCTGGTCGCCGCGTGCGCCGCCCACCGCGCGGCAGCGTTCGATGCCTGCCGCGACGGGCTGGAACGGGTCAAGGACCGCGTCCCCATCTGGAAGCGCGAGGTCACCACCGACGGCGAGCACCGCTGGGTCGGCCTCACACCTCCGCCGGACTGA